ATGAAACTGATACTAAAAATGTAATGCATACCAAAAAAGTGGTAAAGGCCACGTGATTTAATGGACAAGGGAGcagcatggtgtgtgtgtgtgtgtgtgtgtgtgtgtgtgtgtgtgtgtgtgtgtgtgtgtgtgtgtgtgtgtgtgtgtctgacagagaCTGAGCAAACACTTGACAACTTTTTATTCTGTGCATCTTAATTTGTACCCTTCCTAAAGCTCTGATTGTCAAAGCATTCAATCATTActatttcatttttcctttctgctGACTAATAATTGCTGACTAACTATATTTGCTGTAGTGATGCgtaaatttttaattattattttaaccttttagcTCTTAAttgaaacagatttatttattttactttattagacttggggtttttttaaatgaaattttatttgattattttcaccTCTTTCGTCCGGCCTCTaaccttattttatttgttttattacttttaattatTGAATTTTAATATATTCAGTCATCTTTTATCTCCGTATCGATCAACTTCTCTCTGGTGTTTCCTAACTTCAACTTGGGCTACTCACTTTGTATgaaaagcgctttataaataaagtttgattgatgaAATGCACTTCagatcaccatcatcatcatcatcatcatcatgacaacaacaaatgacacGTTCTGTTTTCATGCCCACACCAAAGGAAGCTCGTAACGTCAGCCTCGTCTACACGCCACCGGAAATGGTTTATTCACATGTTCTCAAAAAACCACCAAAAACTATTCAATGAAATTTCACTGGTGGTTTGTAGAGACTCTAAAGGTGTGTTTCATGCTTTACTGCTGGGCTGAAAACACCTTGAACGTGTCACAATGGACTCATTAACGGAGGTCAGGGTTCCACTTTCATCTGGTCCCACCGGTTTCACACACGTCAGGAGACGCAGGTGGTCATGCAGTCGTgtcgaccacacacacacacatagacacacacacacacacgtgtttccACCCTGAGGTGAAGTTGTCAGTACGTCACTGTGGTGACACGCCGTAGGCCGGGAGAACGAAAGATAGATGAAGGAAAAGCTAGTAGGCAGACGTGAAAgcttggagtgtgtgtgagtgggtgtgtgtgggtgagaaTATTACAGACACCCTGCCTCTCTATATATCCAGTCTTATTCTCACACATATCATTAACGGTAAACACTATATTTTTTAACTCATTTAATGTAcgggtagtcctcaacttacgaacacagttggttccgagaggttgtttgtaagctgaattgttcataagtctcTCTTTATTGAATTCAAGCTATGATTGCGGGCGACATGGTGGCGCAAGAAGGTTCCACGTTCTTGTGAATTTCACTTAATGCTATACGGGTGACATGACCTAcagcagtgcttctcaattattttctgctgcGCCCCCtctagcaagaagaaaaaaatgtgtgtttcccCCATTCTCCCCTGCAACATTAAATAACATCATTTGTCTATATATTATTATAAGTACACCTTTGCATAACATTGTATCAATATTTACgttaaaggaaaaaataaataaataataataataataatagacctttattgtcccacagtggggaaatttgtgaaaagaaatatagttcaatttataacaaagaaaaaatttttattAATGGATTAATGTCTACAATGAGTTTGTTCAGGCAGTCACAGATGTTCACAGCGAGGTTTGAAGCCTGAAACTGACCTCTCAGCTCCTGCTAAATGACTAAACATCTGCTCTGTGTGTGAATCCAGTAATGTCAGTGATCCTTTTCCTTATTTTGTGTGACGTCAGTGCCGCGTGAGAAGCTGCTGCAGACGGAGGAGTACGACTTGAATGTGGTTCGTTTGTGCATCCAGGTTTTCCTGCAAGACCAGAATGGCCAGTACACCCGGCCGCTCAACCCCATCGTCACCAACCCCATCTATGACAACAGTGAGTGTCTGCCGACACCACGCTGGGAAGCCACAACAGAGATTATGATAATAAAGATGATTGTACTCTTTTACACACACGCGTGAACACGTATGCACTGATTTCAACACAGTTCATACAGCATGTGCTACCATTTGTGCAGTCTGTTCAGACATCACCCTGAGTGACCCACCTGTGTTCCTCACACAGATTAAGAAAGAGGAAGTTCTTTATACATACTGACCCTGAAACGACACCGTTACCATGGAGCACTTCCTCTTCTAACAGCAAACGTGTGGCTTCGAATGTAAACTATATATTTTCTTGAAAGTGAAGCGCACATGATATATTGAACATACTAAACCAGTCATTTCTGCTGGGCGTCATTTGCACTAAAGTCGAGCTGAAGCAGATTCTGACATTGTTActcctggaaaaaaagaagtttccTTTCGTACAATATGCAGTCTGATTTGTTGGATTACACGTTAACAACATTCTGCATCATCAGGAGCTCCGAACACGGCCGAGCTGAGGATCTGTCGGGTCAACAGGAACAGTGGCAGTGTGAAGGGAGAGGATGAAGTCTTCTTACTTTGTGACAAAGTGCAGAAAGGTACGTTTGATCAACGCTCTGCGAGCCATCGCTATTCAACACAGTGGACTTGATGCTATTTTCCATCTATTTGTCTTCattctatccattcatccatacTCCACACAGCAGTGGTGTCCGACACCTTCTGCGTTGGTTCAGTTTTGCATTCCCGTCATCCATTCCCGTTTCCTTTTAGATGACATTGAGGTGCGCTTCTTCTCCTCTGATGGCTGGGAGGCCAAAGGCTCCTTTTCCCAAGCTGATGTTCATCGCCAAGTCGCCATCGTCTTCAAGACTCCCACCTATTATAACACCTCCATAATGGAGTCAGTCACTGTTCACATGCAGCTGCGTCGACCCTCTGATCAGGAAGTCAGTGAGCCGATGGATTTCAGATATCTGCCTGATGACAAAGGTGATAAAACTATGGCTATGCCAATGTGTTTGATGGAAGTAACTGGGGCCCCGTCCCCAAGTAGATTTGGGTGGAAGGTGTTAATGTTTGGTGTTTGCTGTAGATCCTTATGGCTATAACGTGAAGAAGCGAAAAAGAGAAGACCTGATGAGGATATCAGGATTGTCAGGTGAGATGTGACGTAAGATATTTGGCCTTCATACAGCAAAACATtccacatcttcttcttctcctttgggcttttcccttcagggtctccacagccaatcagtgtcctccatctaaccctgtcttctgcatcctcttctctcacaccaacttccttcatgtcctctttcactacatccataaacctcctctttggtcttcctctaggcctcctgcctggcagttcagaactcagcatccttctaccaatatattcactatctctcctctggacatgtccaaaccatctcagtctggcctctctgactttatctccagaacctctaacatgtgctgtccctctgatgtactcattcctgatcctatccttcctggtcactcccagagagaacctcagcatcttcatctctgctacctccagctctgtctcctgtcttttcctcagtgacactgtctctagaccaaacatatgaaacagAAACCAATGTGATTCAAAATGTAGATACAGTAGGTGAGCCACTTGTATGCCAGAATGCACCAGTAGATTAAATGAAGTGTTCGTGGTCTTTCTTCAGGTGGTCCATTTAGTTGCCTCCCAATGAACCGACCGAAAGCAGTGCCACAGAGCAGCAGGAGCCACATGCGGAAAGGTACCCGCTTCAGATTGATTCCCTTCAAACagaaatgattacattttaagTCGAATTCAGCCATTCCAGCTAGATGACCATAATGTTGCCCTACTACGAAGCTAAGGGTtgccatttgttttccagaccTCAGCAACATGTACCTGGGGCAACAGTCCACTCCTGTGATGCAACAACAACCGACTCTATTCAGCCAGCCTTACCAACACACACAGGCCCCTACTCTAGCAGTCAGTCATTCATGGGTAATGCCCAACTCTACCCTCTCAATGGAAGCGGGCACCATGAACCCATCTGGTGCCATGAGCCATCTTTCTGGTCTCAATAGCtccaggcagcagcagctcaacCGTGGACCGGGGTACCCCCAGAGAGTGGAACACAACAAGTTTGAGAATAATGTCCTTCCTCAGCTGTCTATGGGGGACTTGCAGTGCTTGGACGCTGTCCCCCAGCCCCCTGGAGTGAACCAGTCTGAGTCCCAGCCATTGTTCCATCTGCAGCACCAAAGGGAAGACATTGCCCCTGTGGCCCGGGCCCAGAACAGTCAAGGCAACCAGAACCAGGGTCTCCAGACTGTGTGGCCCAATTTCAATACGCTAAGTCAGATGCAGAGTACCTTTAATGGACCagtacctggaggaggaggcggggcacAGGGGATCAGTTCTTTCCCTTTCCTAGATGGAATGGAAGGAGACGATTATCTGAAGGGCCTTGTGGGAGGGACGGCTCAGACCAGTTTCCAGTTGAAACAGGAGCCCCAAATGACTGTAGGACAAGAGACCAGTGCTCCAACTGAGACCCTGAGGGAAATCAAAGGAAATACTTACACCAACTTGCTTCCTCGTTCTGTGAGCAACGGCGCCAACATGGATCCAATGAGGCAAGAATGTAGCAGCAACATCCAGCTccataaaaatgtgcaaaaccCTTACTCGAACAGCAGCGCGGCCTCAGAAGGACACTACCCGACTCTGGCCGACTGGATCAAGGCTACTAGACAAAGTGACTAAAAGGAATAACCTTTCAAGCAGTCTAAGTAGATCCCAGCAACGCATTGGTCCTCCTTAAACTTACAAAGAGAGAAAACTTGCTTCTCCCGTTGTGATCAGTGATCACCAGTGGGCATTGGCTCAGGTCATTACATGAGTTGACCTTATCAAACAAGTGCGGTCTTTCTAGGTGGTACGGATGATTGTGGTTAATCTCCTCGGTTAGTGAAGACATTGCCAAGAACGTCTTCTATTCCTGACTGACCCAATGTGCACTTGGTATGCTGCCATCTGTCTTTGCTTGCTGTTATTCATCTGGAAGGACCATCACAACTCAGGATGCCAATCTGCATCATGTCCTTAAGCTCCTGCCCTAATTGTCTGCTTGGTGTTATGGACCTCAGTAGGTCTTCTCTGTTCTAGTCAGTGAAACTGAGCTGAAACTTCCTGACCTTCATAGGATGAGAACATGGTCTAGGGTCTGATGAGAACCTCATTAACGTGCTGCTGGGTTCAGAAATTAGATTTCTGAAACCAGTGAATGTAGAGTTGTCTTTCCATGTTTTTCTCAGGTGAAACTGGATTCACTGTCAGCATATTGCGTAGTAATCAATAATTACAGGAtattccgcactataaggcacacctaaaagcctttaattttctcaaaaaaccgACAGTAgtccttatagtgcggaaaattcTGATTTTTGAAATCTTTTCAGGGATATTGAATGTACACCAGAAAAGTATATTATAAGGGTTTACTTTTTACTGCTTTGGAGAAAATCCATACCTACCATACCGTTCTACTGAtttgcattcattcatcttctctgaATCTGGGTCACGGGtgacgctggagcctatcccagctgaagAATACTTGCTGTTACGTGCactctgtatatactgtacacattaGCCATAGTTGAGAGTATAATAAATAACTATGCTGAAACGCTCAAGACCTGTCTAGGTACCAAATTTTCCGTTGAGGAAGTTGGAGGAAGTACATTCAGTGTTGTCTTTCTTTTGTAATGACTATGTCATAACAGTGATCACATGTGCTACTCAGAGTTGTAAGAGCTTTTCTTCCACATGTTTAACAGATACACATTTTACGTTCCTTTCCTTTCAAGTCCTTCCTTTTTGTGGGCTCCAAATTTGTGATGTGACAGATGGGTGAGATGTAGCCGGGCTCACCCAAACATCTtttttattcacattccaaatcttttcattttaaatgaaaatgtttttactacTTTGTTAGAtgtatattttctatttttgacCTTTTTAACAGGTTTGGTTCTGAATAAATTGAGTCTGACTTgctcttttttgtcattttgtgtgtgtgtgtgtgtgtgtttaaatatgtttatatcCACCAATGTACCATATGATATTATACATTAGTATGGGATGTTTGGAGCTTGCCTTGAAAAGTTAATGCCTTGTTTCTATATATTACAGATTACAAAGATACAGCAATGTTTTCTGGTGAAGTCAACCACATCTGAAAACAGTTTCCTGTGCCTTGTTATAAGTTGAGCTACTTTACAAATGGCAATGATAGcattttcttatattttgttagcatggaaaaaaaacaacccagtaTCATTGTAAATCAAAAACTTCACCTTTACTTCTCTgaacaaatattcatttttccactgtgtttgatattttctgtgctcgtgtgtttgttttttaaccggataagatagaaagactaaaGAAAAGGTGttttattcagggaggcaaggggagaaaattagatcacaaccttgaccttgaaaaactgggtcaaggtcaaattttctcttttatacctttttagacACACGTCTCTGAaagctgatgagatataatcacaaaacaaaaaacactttcaggaagccagaggcacaaaaatgtgtgggtcagggtcaaatgtcggaattcaggggtgtcacgggatgtttcagtctctgtgAATAAACAGATGCAGATGGAGGAGATCACAGGGGGGGCCACAGGGGAAACGTGAGCTCTTATTCTGGTTCCTCTTAGAATATGAGCTGCTGTGTTCTGGATCAGCTCACAGTGATGAACAGAGTTGTTGGTTGTTGGGGCAACCTGGCAGTAATGAGTAGTAAAACATCAACCAATGGGTTAATGTGTGCCTGATTACTGACATATTACAAATGGAACAAAGACTTAAATATATAAAGACTATGGGTGggctgacagctgtgtgtgtgtgtgtgtgtgtgtgtgtgtgtgtgtgtgtgtgtgtgtgtgtgtgtgtgtgtgtgtgtgtgtgtgtgtgtacgcaagTGTCTATTTGTATACATGAGTTACAGTCGTAGTCAATCTCTTTCAGGTATTTCTTAACCGTGTCCTGGAAAAGGCCCGCTAGACCTGTTCAGCCACCTACTTCCAGTAATGCCCCTCCCTCATTGCTCTatctcctcccttcctctcaccccccccccttacttCCCCTCCTTTTGAAGCTTACAAAACCTCCCACTACAAAAGGTTGCTTACATCACAGGACATGCGTTCACTCTCTCCCTGAATGAGGACAATGTTGTCTCACCCAAACAAAACGTACACGGCAGAATTACCTATCGATCGATCAATCTCTATCTTCTGACTATCAGATATCAACCTTTATGCACTTAGAAAAGCTTCTTCAGAGtgcgaagaagaagaagaaacatcatTTAACCCCACAAGGGGGTCTGCAGGCATGCACATACAAGGAGGGTAGTGCGGCGGGCAGCTACGTTCTGCTGCACCCACACAGCAAGTTGTTGGGAGACGGTGCCTTGCTTGAGGGCACCTCGGCGGTGCTCCGGagcctcccactgccagctcaacACTCCGAGATTTTTGGTCCATGTGGGTCTTGAACCGACCACCCTCCGCTGCCcggcccaagacttagtggactgagctaccgctgccccccccccagtccggTCCTCTGCATCAACTTGTGGAATTATGCAAATGTCATAATCACATGTCCTCGTTTTTCCAGCTTGGAGATCACTGAGCTAACAGCTATTACTTACATTTTCTGATCCTACAATTTGCAAACTTCCTACGGCACACCTTGATTATAGGTATCGTACCTGTACGTCCCTGGAAAGACTCTCCATGCAAGACCTAACTCATTTTCACATTGGGGAAAATCCCACCCAGCTGTACAATATTTTACCAGATCAGTGTGCTGCACAGTGTTACGAAACTGATGAGCTGTGATCGTATTGTACAGGTGAGTGACCATAGGACTTGTTTACACATGAATCTATAGGACATGAATGGAAAGACGCAGAAAAAAAGGACAGGTCTGATGCCCCAACGTGTAATTAACTGTTAGGAAACATTCAGCAGGAAGCAGTTCACTggatcttaatttttttaatttttgtctggATTGTTCAAACATACATGAGTGAAACGTCCTGAAAAAGAAGCAAAATGACAGATTTAGAACTCAAGTCTGTTCAGAGCTTCAACAAACTGTCGTAGTGTCCGTGGTCAGGATGGTTGGGTGTGTTCCACACCCTGATAATACTGACTCCAGAGCAGCACACACCAGTCAGCTACTGTATTTCCTTATTTCACAAATAGCCACAACACCAACATTCTTTTCTTAATACACGTGACATACAACGTGAAAAACACGCAGAGCAATGAGGAACCAGTGTTTGTGAAATGTACACACATCTCTATCTGGCCAATCCAAAGTTCTGCCCGGCATAAATACACCATATAACCAATTAGGAAGTGGAATGTCTGAGCAAATAAAGGAAAGCTGTGTTGGAGTGTCATCAGTGGAGTCAGACCAGCTGACTACCGCTGTACAAACCCTTCAGTTTGGGTCAAACAGTCACTGAGGACAACCTGCTGTGGTTGTATGATGAAAAAATACACATACAGAGGGAACCAACAGCAATATTCTTCCATTTACTTGAGGTAATGTGCTTCATtggctgcttcttcttcttcttctggtgaTTTCTAATTGGATAATCACTCCTTTCAGATTTTCTCTTCTGAGACGTTTTACTATGAAATTCTAATTTAATCTACAGAATCATGAGGCCAAAATGTGATTTgatgattgattttatttttaaacgcAACACATGTTTTagcatctctctctcacacaatACCCATGTACCTTGGCTTATGTTGTTTAAAGTTACGTCGTTCTCCATTGTACGcgtttttctaaaaaaaaacacacggaAAGTTTACAGAATTTTACTCAACTGTATGTCCATCCACCAAAAATATTGGGTCACTAGAGAACGGAACATAATATTttgttactgtacaatacataaaaataatttaaaaaataataataataataaaataataacaaaatactAAGAGCCGGTTACCCACAATATGGAAGAAGCATGTGGACTTTATCTGAAGACAAGTTGAggatgttttttctgtactgtattaaaaataaaattgttgtatgcttaaaatacatttatattaaccatatgtttttgaaaacgcattcagtacagtacagtataataCTGGGATGGTTATTTTTGGACAAGATAATTCGACTGACATCATTTTTCTACTTACGTCGTGTTTCCTGCAAACAAACTACAGTAGctctaaaaaataattaaacgaGGGATTTTGTCTTGCAAAGTTAGAAATTAATATGCTCTAGCTTCAAAACACAACGCAAATAAACTATATTTCATAATTGCACTGTTTAACAttaatgaatttttttaaaaatagtcacTTGTCCAGTAAActacttgtaaaaaaaactactCTACCTCCCGTCTGCATACCCACagaccccttgtgtgtggtgtgtgtgtgtgtgtgtgtgtgtgtgtgtgtgtgtgtgtgtgtgtgtgtgtgtgtgtgtgtgtgtgtgtgtgtgtgtgtgtgtgtgtgtgtgtgtgtgtgctaccggtctgtacacactatacagtacatgcatgcaACTATCAACCAGTGTGATAGTACTGATACTTTCCCAATTTTtcaatacagttaataaaattacataaaaaaattcaaagtttGTCAGAAAAGTTATTTCTTTAGTGGTTATTTGTGGGGTCCATGCAGATTGGATGTGGGCCAGTGAATTATTCCTTAATCTGAGCAGAGAGTGCATTTATATCTAACAGTCATATGTTAGATATTACTTTTCACAATGTAGTATTCTTCTGAAGCTCATTTTATATTAACTTACTCCAGCGTGAGGATCCTTGATTGCATTTGATATATAATATCATATGACAAAATGTCACAGACGCCACTACAAATGCTAAAAACatcttattattatattaccttaattttatttccttattATATTACCTTGTGAGTTTCCCAGtatgggatcaataaagtctaCCTATCAACCCACctgagatttaaaaacatcCCACGCAGACTGACGTCATGGACCAACAGCATGGATCACCACCGCTGCAGACGTGTGAGCCTCGGTGTCTCACACCTACATGGGTCTCCTCTGACGTACTCCCCTAATGAGTGTGTGTTCGAGGCTCCTACACACCAGAGGCCTGACATCACATCTGCCCTCACCGCCAGCAGAACGGCAGCTCTTCAGACAAATCACTACAACACCCAAATGACTGCTGTAAATGTGGTTGATATTGGATGGTGTAATACCAATTCTGTTACCCACAACTCTCACTGGGGGAACTCCTCTCCCGCCTCGTTATAGGTTTAAAACAGGAGTGTCTCTTCTGATGtcacagcgccctctgctggacacGAACGAGAGGCGCATTCAGGTGTGCTTGTTagacatttgaaaacaaataactgattttaatggttttaaaaGGTAATTCCACCTCCAatgaatgttaaattatttaaattattattattgttacaaaCATTCACGTCTTTAGATAAACTGAGCTGCCTCAACTAAACCTACTCGTCTCAAGTCGTTCTGATCGATAGAACCctctggtgcgttcaggttcCACGGAGGTTACAGTTACATCCGTATGTATGTTAATGTTACAGACGCTGcctaattataataaaatacttCCTCTTTGCGTTGTAAATGCATGCTTCCTAAACTTTTTCTGGTCCTTTTGGTGGCGTGGATCCCTTTATCTTGTTAATGAGGCGCGATTTGAGCGTGGGAAGTTACGAGGCGCGCTTGAAGGCAGCATCAGAAGTAGCCTGGTAAACAGGGCGGACAGCCGGGCCTCGGTCCGGTGTCGGGATTATTTTAGATAATCTGTGAATATTTGATGTTTCCATGGACTCTCAGCCTCCACTGAAGCCTTGGGAGAGGCGGATTCCCGGTACGATGATCGGACCCACGAACTACAGGTAAACGAGCTTTAGCcttgttagcttgttagcttgTACTGTCGTAAAGCTGTTGTGTTTattgtcggtgtgtgtgtgtgtgtgtgtgtgtgtgtgtgtgtgtgtgtgtgtgtgtgtgtgtgtgtgtgtgtgtgtgtgtgtgtgtgtgtgtgtgttgctgctcaCATTAGATTATTAACTGTTTCGGACTggtttcatttaatttgcaCAGGTAAAACCACGCGCAAGTTAGCATCCATGCTAGTCCGGTGGGCCTGCTGTCGCCTCCACAgctaaaactacatttcccacaatgcagtaattcatccCTTTTTAATTTTGACACAAACATTGTGAAGAAAGTTAAGGT
This is a stretch of genomic DNA from Antennarius striatus isolate MH-2024 chromosome 11, ASM4005453v1, whole genome shotgun sequence. It encodes these proteins:
- the rel gene encoding proto-oncogene c-Rel isoform X2, with the protein product MDLLMPSLLEDNLNYMAEPETQIFEQPKQRGMRFRYKCEGRSAGSIPGENSSDNNRTYPSLQILNYRDKGKVCVYLVTKNEPYRPHPHDLVGKDCKDGFYESEFGPERRVIAFQNLGIQCVRRREVKDAIMQRIARGINPFNVPREKLLQTEEYDLNVVRLCIQVFLQDQNGQYTRPLNPIVTNPIYDNRAPNTAELRICRVNRNSGSVKGEDEVFLLCDKVQKDDIEVRFFSSDGWEAKGSFSQADVHRQVAIVFKTPTYYNTSIMESVTVHMQLRRPSDQEVSEPMDFRYLPDDKDPYGYNVKKRKREDLMRISGLSGGPFSCLPMNRPKAVPQSSRSHMRKDLSNMYLGQQSTPVMQQQPTLFSQPYQHTQAPTLAVSHSWVMPNSTLSMEAGTMNPSGAMSHLSGLNSSRQQQLNRGPGYPQRVEHNKFENNVLPQLSMGDLQCLDAVPQPPGVNQSESQPLFHLQHQREDIAPVARAQNSQGNQNQGLQTVWPNFNTLSQMQSTFNGPVPGGGGGAQGISSFPFLDGMEGDDYLKGLVGGTAQTSFQLKQEPQMTVGQETSAPTETLREIKGNTYTNLLPRSVSNGANMDPMRQECSSNIQLHKNVQNPYSNSSAASEGHYPTLADWIKATRQSD
- the rel gene encoding proto-oncogene c-Rel isoform X1 gives rise to the protein MSFSSSVLMPSLLEDNLNYMAEPETQIFEQPKQRGMRFRYKCEGRSAGSIPGENSSDNNRTYPSLQILNYRDKGKVCVYLVTKNEPYRPHPHDLVGKDCKDGFYESEFGPERRVIAFQNLGIQCVRRREVKDAIMQRIARGINPFNVPREKLLQTEEYDLNVVRLCIQVFLQDQNGQYTRPLNPIVTNPIYDNRAPNTAELRICRVNRNSGSVKGEDEVFLLCDKVQKDDIEVRFFSSDGWEAKGSFSQADVHRQVAIVFKTPTYYNTSIMESVTVHMQLRRPSDQEVSEPMDFRYLPDDKDPYGYNVKKRKREDLMRISGLSGGPFSCLPMNRPKAVPQSSRSHMRKDLSNMYLGQQSTPVMQQQPTLFSQPYQHTQAPTLAVSHSWVMPNSTLSMEAGTMNPSGAMSHLSGLNSSRQQQLNRGPGYPQRVEHNKFENNVLPQLSMGDLQCLDAVPQPPGVNQSESQPLFHLQHQREDIAPVARAQNSQGNQNQGLQTVWPNFNTLSQMQSTFNGPVPGGGGGAQGISSFPFLDGMEGDDYLKGLVGGTAQTSFQLKQEPQMTVGQETSAPTETLREIKGNTYTNLLPRSVSNGANMDPMRQECSSNIQLHKNVQNPYSNSSAASEGHYPTLADWIKATRQSD